A DNA window from Fragaria vesca subsp. vesca linkage group LG3, FraVesHawaii_1.0, whole genome shotgun sequence contains the following coding sequences:
- the LOC101295110 gene encoding vacuolar protein sorting-associated protein 11 homolog — translation MYQWRKFEFFEEKLAGKCAIPEEVSGKIECCSSGRGKVVIGCDDGSVSFLDRSLHFSYGFQAHSSVLFLQQLKQRNFLVTIGDDEQISSQQSRCLKVFDLDRIQPEGTSSTSPDCIGILRIFTNQFPEAKITSFLVLEEAPPILLIAIGLDNGCIYCIKGDIARERITRFKLQVNNVSDKSQCAITGLGFRVDGQALQLFAVTPSSVSLFILQNQPSRGQTLDQIGGNVNSVAMSDRGELIIGRPEAVYFYEVDGRGPCWAFEGEKKFLGWFRGYLLCIIEDQRSGNHTFNIYDLKNHLIAHSLVVKEVSHLLCEWGNIILIMADKSALCIGEKDMESKLDMLFKKNLYTVAINLVQSQQADAAATAEVLRKYGDHLYSKQDYDEAMAQYIHTIGHLEPSYVIQKFLDAQRIYNLTNYLEKLHEKGLASKDHTTLLLNCYTKLKDVDKLNVFIKSEDGFGEHKFDVETAIRVCRATNYHEHAMYVAKKAGKHEWYLKILLEDLGRYEEALQYISSLEPSQAGVTVKEYGKILIEHKPVETIEILMRLCTEDGESAKRGGANGAYLTMLPSPVDFLNIFIHHLQSLMVFLEKYTNKVKDSPAQVEIHNTLLELYLSNDLNFPLMSQASNGGEISVRSTRPGAGAMSNGKFVADGKDLTQEMDRMERQEKGLRLLKSAWPSELEHPLYDVDLAIILCEMNDFKEGLLYIYEKMKLYKEVISCYMQAHDHEGLISCCKRLGDSGKGGDPTLWADLLKYFGELGEDCSKEVKEVLTYIERDDILPPIIVLQTLSKNPCLTLSVIKDYIARKLEQESKLIEEDRRSIEKYQEATLTMRKEIQDLRTNARIFQLSKCTACTFTLDLPAVHFMCIHSFHQRCLGDNEKECPVCAPEYRSVLELKTSLEQNSKDQDRFFQQVKSSKDGFSVIAEYFGKGVISKTSNGPTGASS, via the exons ATGTACCAGTGGCGGAAATTCGAGTTCTTCGAGGAGAAATTGGCGGGAAAGTGCGCGATTCCCGAGGAAGTAAGCGGCAAGATCGAGTGCTGCTCCAGCGGCCGAGGGAAGGTGGTGATCGGCTGCGACGACGGCTCCGTCAGCTTCCTCGACCGCAGCCTCCACTTCAGCTACGGCTTCCAAGCTCACTCCTCCGTTCTCTTCCTTCAGCAGCTCAAG CAAAGGAACTTTCTGGTGACGATTGGAGACGATGAGCAAATCTCGTCGCAGCAATCGAGGTGCTTGAAGGTGTTTGATCTAGATAGGATACAGCCGGAAGGGACTAGCTCGACGAGCCCCGATTGCATTGGTATCTTGAGGATTTTTACTAACCAATTTCCGGAAGCTAAG ATTACGTCGTTTTTAGTACTAGAGGAAGCGCCTCCGATATTGCTTATAGCTATTGGATTAGATAATGGCTGCATTTACTGCATTAAAGGGGATATTGCACGGGAGCGTATCACGCGGTTCAAGCTCCAGGTGAATAATGTTTCTGACAAGAGCCAGTGCGCGATCACTGGATTGGGATTCAGAGTGGATGGTCAAGCTCTTCAGTTGTTTGCTGTGACACCGTCTTCTGTGAGCTTGTTCATCTTGCAGAATCAGCCGTCAAGGGGGCAAACATTGGATCAGATTGGAGGCAATGTTAACAGTGTTGCCATGAGTGATCGCGGG GAGTTGATAATTGGTCGACCTGAGGCTGTGTATTTTTATGAAGTTGATGGGCGTGGTCCTTGTTGGGCTTTTGAAGGAGAAAAGAAGTTTTTAGGGTGGTTCCGTGGATATCTTCTGTGCATTATTGAAGATCAAAGAAGTGGTAACCACACTTTCAACATATATGACCTGAAGAACCATTTGATTGCCCACAGCCTTGTGGTGAAAGAGGTTTCACACCTGCTCTGTGAATGGGGTAACATAATACTTATAATGGCTGATAAGTCCGCTTTGTGCATCGGGGAGAAGGATATGGAGAGCAAGTTAGATATGCTTTTTAAGAAGAATCTATATACAGTTGCCATCAACCTTGTTCAGAGTCAGCAAGCTGATGCTGCTGCAACTGCTGAAGTGCTGAGAAAGTATGGTGATCATCTATATAGCAAGCAAGATTATGATGAGGCAATGGCGCAGTATATCCATACCATTGGTCACCTTGAGCCGTCTTATGTTATACAAAAGTTTCTAGATGCACAACGAATCTACAACCTTACTAATTACTTGGAAAAATTACACGAGAAGGGGCTTGCTTCTAAAGATCATACCACTCTTCTATTGAACTGCTACACCAAATTGAAAGATGTTGACAAGCTAAACGTGTTCATCAAAAGTGAGGATGGTTTTGGGGAACATAAGTTTGATGTCGAGACGGCAATACGGGTCTGCCGCGCTACCAACTACCATGAACATGCTATGTATGTCGCTAAGAAGGCAGGGAAGCATGAGTGGTACTTGAAGATCTTACTTGAAGACCTTGGCAGATATGAGGAAGCCTTGCAATATATTTCAAGCCTTGAGCCAAGCCAAGCAGGAGTAACAGTCAAAGAGTATGGTAAGATTCTCATAGAGCACAAGCCCGTGGAGACAATTGAGATACTTATGAGGCTGTGCACCGAGGATGGAGAATCAGCCAAGAGAGGAGGTGCTAATGGTGCATACTTAACTATGTTACCATCTCCTGTTGATTTCCTCAACATCTTCATCCATCATCTTCAGTCGCTTATGGTTTTCCTTGAAAAGTATACCAACAAGGTCAAAGACTCTCCTGCTCAAGTAGAAATCCATAACACACTCTTGGAGTTGTATTTGTCAAATGACTTGAACTTCCCATTGATGTCACAAGCTAGCAATGGTGGTGAAATTAGTGTTAGGTCTACTAGACCAGGAGCAGGGGCAATGTCCAATGGGAAGTTTGTTGCTGATGGCAAAGACTTAACTCAGGAAATGGACCGTATGGAAAGGCAAGAGAAAGGGCTCAGGCTGCTTAAGAGTGCATGGCCGTCTGAGCTGGAACATCCGCTATATGATGTTGATCTTGCTATAATCCTCTGTGAAATGAATGACTTTAAGGAAGGGCTTCTCTATATATATGAGAAGATGAAACTCTACAAAGAGGTGATTTCTTGCTACATGCAAGCCCATGACCATGAAGGTTTGATTTCATGCTGCAAACGATTAGGGGATTCAGGTAAGGGTGGGGACCCAACTCTTTGGGCAGATCTGTTGAAATATTTTGGTGAACTTGGAGAAGATTGTTCCAAAGAAGTGAAGGAAGTTTTGACTTATATAGAAAGGGATGATATCTTGCCTCCTATTATTGTTCTTCAAACACTGTCCAAAAATCCATGCCTCACACTCTCTGTCATTAAGGATTACATTGCTCGAAAGCTTGAACAAGAATCAAAACTGATTGAAGAGGACCGTCGATCTATTGAGAAGTATCAG GAAGCAACATTGACAATGAGAAAAGAAATTCAGGATCTCAGGACAAATGCAAGGATCTTTCAGCTCAGCAAGTGCACCGCATGTACTTTCACCCTTGATCTCCCTGCTGTACATTTTATGTGTATCCACTCATTCCATCAGCGTTGCCTCGGTGATAATGAGAAAGAATGCCCTGTATGTGCTCCTGAATACAGATCTGTTCTAGAATTGAAAACAAGTTTAGAGCAAAACTCTAAAGATCAGGATCGGTTCTTCCAGCAAGTTAAAAGTTCAAAGGATGGGTTTTCTGTAATCGCTGAGTATTTCGGGAAGGGGGTCATTAGCAAAACCAGTAATGGACCCACAGGTGCTTCTTCTTGA